In the Brassica napus cultivar Da-Ae chromosome A7, Da-Ae, whole genome shotgun sequence genome, one interval contains:
- the LOC106353224 gene encoding transcription factor bHLH60 isoform X3, with protein sequence MDLTGEFGARSDRGERCREVTGLESLHLGDEFRQLALPPENTGGFTALLELPPTQAVNLLRFTDSPSSSSQAAAVTGIAPTPPLHSYGTLTFPSNSLLMERAARFSTEHQQNGNVSGTSSVPSNSSVKTEPAETDSSQAVNSRSGKRKDSDKKAKSSTKKKKNKSSEENEKLPYVHVRARRGQATDSHSLAERARREKINARMKLLQELVPGCDKIQGTALVLDEIINHVQSLQRQVEMLSMRLASVNPRIDFNLDTILASESMA encoded by the exons ATGGATCTGACCGGAGAATTTGGAGCTAGATCCGACAGAGGTGAACGGTGCCGGGAAGTTACAGGGCTTGAATCGCTTCATCTCGGAGATGAATTTCGACAATTAGCGCTACCTCCGGAGAACACCGGCGGGTTCACGGCGTTGCTTGAGCTTCCGCCTACACAAGCCGTAAACCTTCTCCGTTTCACTGATTcgccgtcttcttcttctcaagcGGCGGCCGTCACCGGAATCGCTCCAACACCGCCGCTTCACTCTTACGGGACATTGACTTTTCCTTCTAACTCACTCCTCATGGAGCGAGCAGCTCGTTTCTCCACTGAGCATCAGCAAAACGGTAACGTTTCCGGTACGAGCTCGGTACCTTCCAACTCCAGCGTCAAAACCGAGCCTGCTGAGACCGATTCATCTCAAGCCGTGAACAGTCGATCTGGCAAGAGGAAAGATTCCGACAAGAAG GCTAAAAGctcgacgaagaagaagaagaacaaaagcTCTGAAGAGAACGAGAAGCTGCCTTATGTTCATGTTAGAGCTCGCCGTGGTCAAGCAACCGATAGCCATAGCTTAGCAGAACGA GCAAGAAGAGAGAAGATTAATGCACGAATGAAGTTGTTACAAGAACTTGTCCCAGGCTGTGATAAG ATTCAAGGTACAGCTTTGGTGCTGGATGAAATCATTAACCATGTCCAGTCTTTACAACGTCAAGTAGAG ATGCTATCAATGAGACTTGCTTCAGTAAACCCCAGAATCGACTTCAATCTAGACACCATATTGGCTTCAGAA AGCATGGCATAG
- the LOC106353222 gene encoding G patch domain-containing protein 11, with the protein MADSTRNLTGLGGEASKHEEEEDDDYMGDLSQFIPPELTQTSKRKESEKKTVAVEPSRKKLKNLPWHERRRLEKERKQIEEDAQTLARIEDTPIGESNVGFKLLKQMGYKPGSALGKQGSGRAEPVTMDIRRSRAGVGREDPHKEKKKREEVEAENAKRKVEEMLEDFGDRQKSQWRNKRVVINFKKAKAALDQLENVEVVPEKKKEEGEDGKVGDEEEEEEEVITEEDLEEVLMKLRDEHRYCPFCGFQYETSEALLSNCPGVNEDDH; encoded by the exons ATGGCAGATTCGACGAGAAACCTGACTGGGCTCGGCGGGGAAGCATCGAAacacgaagaagaagaggacgaTGATTACATGGGAGACCTCTCTCAGTTCATTCCACCTGAACTTACCCAGACTTCCAAAAGAAAG GAATCTGAAAAGAAAACTGTAGCGGTTGAACCATCTCGTAAGAAGCTAAAGAATCTCCCTTGGCACGAACGGCGAAGGTTGGAGAAAGAGAGGAAGCAAATAGAAGAAGATGCACAGACATTGGCTCGTATAGAAGACACTCCCATTGGAGAGTCTAACGTTGGGTTCAAGCTGTTGAAGCAAATGGGTTACAAGCCAGGCTCTGCTCTTGGTAAACAAGGGTCAGGTAGAGCTGAGCCAGTGACCATGGATATTCGAAGATCCAGGGCCGGTGTGGGGAGAGAGGATCCAcataaggagaagaagaagagagaagaggtTGAGGCGGAGAATGCGAAGAGAAAAGTTGAGGAAATGTTGGAGGATTTTGGGGATAGGCAGAAGTCTCAGTGGCGTAATAAGAGGGTTGTGATTAACTTTAAGAAGGCTAAGGCGGCTCTTGATCAGCTTGAGAATGTTGAAGTTGTTCCGGAGAAGAAAAAGGAGGAAGGTGAAGATGGTAAGGTTGgtgatgaagaggaagaagaagaggaggtgaTCACTGAAGAG GATTTGGAGGAGGTATTAATGAAACTGAGGGATGAACATCGGTATTGCCCTTTTTGCGGGTTCCAG TATGAAACGAGTGAAGCTCTTCTTTCCAATTGCCCTGGCGTTAATGAGGATGATCACTAG
- the LOC106353223 gene encoding SUMO-conjugating enzyme SCE1-like, translating to MASGIARGRLAEERKSWRKNHPHGFVAKPETGPDGSVNLMVWHCTIPGKAGTDWEGGFFPLTMHFSEDYPSKPPKCKFPPGFFHPNVYPSGTVCLSILNEDSGWRPAITVKQILVGIQDLLDTPNPADPAQTDGYHLFIQDAVEYKKRVKLQSKQYPPIV from the exons atggcTAGTGGAATCGCTCGTGGTCGTTTGGCGGAGGAGAGGAAATCGTGGAGGAAGAATCATCCTCAC ggttttgtggCGAAGCCTGAGACTGGGCCCGATGGGTCTGTGAATCTAATGGTGTGGCATTGCACTATCCCTGGTAAAGCCGGT ACTGATTGGGAAGGTGGATTCTTTCCATTAACGATGCACTTCAGCGAGGACTATCCGAGCAAGCCTCCCAAATGCAAATTCCCACCAGGCTTTTTCCACCCTAATGTTTATCCATCTGGAACCGTCTGTCTCTCAATCCTTAACGAAGATTCC GGGTGGAGACCAGCCATCACTGTGAAGCAGATTCTTGTCGGTATTCAGGATTTACTTGACACGCCTAATCCTGCTGACCCTGCACAGACTGATGGTTACCATCTCTTCATTCAG GATGCAGTTGAGTACAAGAAGAGGGTTAAGCTGCAGTCCAAGCAGTATCCTCCCATTGTCTAG
- the LOC106353224 gene encoding transcription factor bHLH60 isoform X1 codes for MDLTGEFGARSDRGERCREVTGLESLHLGDEFRQLALPPENTGGFTALLELPPTQAVNLLRFTDSPSSSSQAAAVTGIAPTPPLHSYGTLTFPSNSLLMERAARFSTEHQQNGNVSGTSSVPSNSSVKTEPAETDSSQAVNSRSGKRKDSDKKAKSSTKKKKNKSSEENEKLPYVHVRARRGQATDSHSLAERARREKINARMKLLQELVPGCDKIQGTALVLDEIINHVQSLQRQVEMLSMRLASVNPRIDFNLDTILASETILEHGIGRSTSSLMKKTQENKYTTHTHAHSAKLQHTNTLVGQNSDHHCSVNLSVSSVIHVRCVY; via the exons ATGGATCTGACCGGAGAATTTGGAGCTAGATCCGACAGAGGTGAACGGTGCCGGGAAGTTACAGGGCTTGAATCGCTTCATCTCGGAGATGAATTTCGACAATTAGCGCTACCTCCGGAGAACACCGGCGGGTTCACGGCGTTGCTTGAGCTTCCGCCTACACAAGCCGTAAACCTTCTCCGTTTCACTGATTcgccgtcttcttcttctcaagcGGCGGCCGTCACCGGAATCGCTCCAACACCGCCGCTTCACTCTTACGGGACATTGACTTTTCCTTCTAACTCACTCCTCATGGAGCGAGCAGCTCGTTTCTCCACTGAGCATCAGCAAAACGGTAACGTTTCCGGTACGAGCTCGGTACCTTCCAACTCCAGCGTCAAAACCGAGCCTGCTGAGACCGATTCATCTCAAGCCGTGAACAGTCGATCTGGCAAGAGGAAAGATTCCGACAAGAAG GCTAAAAGctcgacgaagaagaagaagaacaaaagcTCTGAAGAGAACGAGAAGCTGCCTTATGTTCATGTTAGAGCTCGCCGTGGTCAAGCAACCGATAGCCATAGCTTAGCAGAACGA GCAAGAAGAGAGAAGATTAATGCACGAATGAAGTTGTTACAAGAACTTGTCCCAGGCTGTGATAAG ATTCAAGGTACAGCTTTGGTGCTGGATGAAATCATTAACCATGTCCAGTCTTTACAACGTCAAGTAGAG ATGCTATCAATGAGACTTGCTTCAGTAAACCCCAGAATCGACTTCAATCTAGACACCATATTGGCTTCAGAA ACCATTTTAGAGCATGGCATAGGAAGATCAACGTCTAGTCTTATGAAGAAAACTCAGGAAAATAAATACACAACACACACCCACGCACACTCTGCAAAATTACAGCACACAAACACCTTAGTGGGCCAGAACTCGGACCACCATTGTTCAGTAAACCTTTCTGTGTCGTCTGTGATTCATGTCAGATGTGTATATTGA
- the BNAC06G16210D gene encoding cilia- and flagella-associated protein 251 produces the protein MRRGRGKGKRQNATAREDHGSGEEEEKIPAYRRRGRPQKPVKDETDGEEEMVEKDDDINGSVTSKEEVTENGRKRKKAVESKESNVTEEENGLGSKSSTDDSVKSSLSTGFRQIGSRRKNKPRRAAEAVVECHGF, from the coding sequence ATGAGAAGAGGTAGAGGGAAGGGGAAGAGGCAGAATGCTACTGCTAGAGAAGATCATGGAAgcggtgaagaagaagaaaagattcCAGCTTACAGGAGAAGAGGGAGGCCACAGAAGCCCGTGAAAGATGAAAccgatggagaagaagagatggtGGAGAAGGATGATGATATAAATGGTTCAGTAACAAGTAAAGAAGAAGTGACAGAGAAtgggaggaagaggaagaaagcAGTAGAGTCTAAAGAGAGTAATGTAACCGAAGAGGAGAATGGGTTAGGTTCAAAATCAAGCACAGATGATTCAGTTAAGTCATCATTGTCTACGGGGTTTAGACAAATTGGGAGCAGAAGGAAGAACAAACCAAGACGAGCTGCAGAAGCTGTTGTTGAATGTCATGGGTTTTGA
- the LOC106353224 gene encoding transcription factor bHLH60 isoform X2, whose protein sequence is MDLTGEFGARSDRGERCREVTGLESLHLGDEFRQLALPPENTGGFTALLELPPTQAVNLLRFTDSPSSSSQAAAVTGIAPTPPLHSYGTLTFPSNSLLMERAARFSTEHQQNGNVSGTSSVPSNSSVKTEPAETDSSQAVNSRSGKRKDSDKKAKSSTKKKKNKSSEENEKLPYVHVRARRGQATDSHSLAERARREKINARMKLLQELVPGCDKIQGTALVLDEIINHVQSLQRQVEMLSMRLASVNPRIDFNLDTILASENGSLMDGSFNGTAMQVAWPHQVTETEQSYHHRQLQQPQQWPFDGLNQRAWGKEEDQDHGQ, encoded by the exons ATGGATCTGACCGGAGAATTTGGAGCTAGATCCGACAGAGGTGAACGGTGCCGGGAAGTTACAGGGCTTGAATCGCTTCATCTCGGAGATGAATTTCGACAATTAGCGCTACCTCCGGAGAACACCGGCGGGTTCACGGCGTTGCTTGAGCTTCCGCCTACACAAGCCGTAAACCTTCTCCGTTTCACTGATTcgccgtcttcttcttctcaagcGGCGGCCGTCACCGGAATCGCTCCAACACCGCCGCTTCACTCTTACGGGACATTGACTTTTCCTTCTAACTCACTCCTCATGGAGCGAGCAGCTCGTTTCTCCACTGAGCATCAGCAAAACGGTAACGTTTCCGGTACGAGCTCGGTACCTTCCAACTCCAGCGTCAAAACCGAGCCTGCTGAGACCGATTCATCTCAAGCCGTGAACAGTCGATCTGGCAAGAGGAAAGATTCCGACAAGAAG GCTAAAAGctcgacgaagaagaagaagaacaaaagcTCTGAAGAGAACGAGAAGCTGCCTTATGTTCATGTTAGAGCTCGCCGTGGTCAAGCAACCGATAGCCATAGCTTAGCAGAACGA GCAAGAAGAGAGAAGATTAATGCACGAATGAAGTTGTTACAAGAACTTGTCCCAGGCTGTGATAAG ATTCAAGGTACAGCTTTGGTGCTGGATGAAATCATTAACCATGTCCAGTCTTTACAACGTCAAGTAGAG ATGCTATCAATGAGACTTGCTTCAGTAAACCCCAGAATCGACTTCAATCTAGACACCATATTGGCTTCAGAA AACGGTTCCTTAATGGATGGGAGCTTCAACGGTACAGCAATGCAGGTTGCTTGGCCGCATCAAGTGACTGAGACCGAACAGTCCTATCATCACCGGCAACTGCAACAACCGCAACAATGGCCTTTTGATGGCTTGAACCAGCGGGCTTGGGGAAAAGAAGAGGATCAAGATCATGGCCAATGA
- the LOC125576617 gene encoding squamosa promoter-binding protein-like 15, with translation MELLTGSGQNQPDSAGSSSSTLSGGLRFGQKIYFEDGSGAGSSKNRVNNTGRKLMTARCQVEGCRMDLSNAKTYYSRHKVCCIHSKSSKVIVSGLYQRFCQQCSRFHQLSEFDLEKRSCRRRLACHNERRRKPQATTTLLTSHYSPSLYGNAIRSVLGDPTRWSTTIGSAPWQSHQLMNVFSYGSSGFTNSTDSSCALSLLSNYTNPNQQQQQPLQTPTNTWRPSSIAADRVTMAQTPPVSVQNQYLNQTLEFMSGEKSNAQYTTPVLGLSQISEPVVDFQISNGATMGGFELSLHQQVLRQYMEPDNTRAYDSSPQHFNWSL, from the exons ATGGAGTTACTAACGGGTTCTGGTCAGAACCAGCCTGATTCGGCTGGTTCCTCCTCGTCTACACTAAGTGGTGGACTCAGGTTTGGTCAGAAGATCTACTTTGAGGATGGATCCGGAGCCGGGTCAAGCAAGAACCGTGTTAATAATACTGGTCGTAAGTTGATGACAGCTAGGTGCCAAGTGGAAGGTTGTAGAATGGATCTAAGCAATGCTAAAACTTATTACTCAAGACACAAAGTGTGTTGCATTCACTCAAAGTcatctaaagtcattgtctcTGGTCTTTACCAAAGGTTTTGCCAGCAATGTAGCAG GTTTCACCAGCTTTCGGAGTTTGACTTAGAGAAACGAAGTTGTAGAAGACGGCTCGCTTGCCATAATGAACGAAGAAGAAAGCCACAAGCAACAACCACTCTCTTGACTTCTCATTACTCTCCATCTCTATATG GGAATGCCATTAGAAGCGTTTTGGGAGATCCTACTAGGTGGTCAACCACAATAGGTTCTGCACCATGGCAAAGCCAtcagctgatgaatgttttctcATACGGAAGCTCAGGCTTTACTAATAGCACAGACTCCAGCTGTGCTCTCTCTCTTCTGTCAAACTACACAAACCCAAaccagcagcaacaacaaccaCTTCAGACACCAACCAATACATGGCGACCATCTTCTATTGCTGCTGATAGGGTAACAATGGCTCAGACACCACCCGTTTCAGTCCAGAATCAATACTTGAACCAAACATTGGAGTTCATGTCAGGGGAAAAAAGCAATGCGCAGTATACAACTCCTGTTTTGGGACTGAGCCAAATCTCTGAGCCAGTTGTTGATTTCCAGATAAGCAATGGCGCCACAATGGGTGGATTCGAGTTGTCTCTTCATCAGCAGGTTCTGAGGCAATACATGGAACCTGACAACACAAGAGCTTATGACTCTTCCCCTCAGCATTTCAACTGGTCTCTttga
- the LOC106353220 gene encoding TBCC domain-containing protein 1-like — MTDESPPPSTPDPEPNPNPGPLIHPRRVSFEHGLLPIQKLVFTDPIQTLAPVKQKLTESASNNRVGSAAIADVLQISGDHARLVLETLGSVLHSESDPLVGAKPEEVDSVGADLRDLVLFLYIQSYKKLLPRTHKDSAAVADVWPSTSAFDGYLSALSPIQLVRSNSRRFMPSQADDEAHQLSYLQKHLANIVSLLAEPVEGEGEESLVLSMEAFEHLGFLVQFGDKGSDVSPLSQATPFFANSDPDMPAVPVPASQVHDWLLQNIASALESITERISGKENGPSDQDDTMSDASTAPNKVAPSGRGPCLIEGVSKTSLVKQASDLRGRSVKVVNCHDSVIYLLAPLRYATVHGCSDTTIVLGAVGKALRVEHCERVHVIAASKRVCIANCRECVFFLGVNQRPLIVGDNHKLQVAPYNTYYSHLEEHMSEVGVEPTINKWDKPLALGAVDPHDSLSHPAGVADAQAESAACVDPDQFINFLIPNWFSGEEIGSTKDNPFPLPDAYMAAQQRNLKNLEETRQSLRETPLEENRKKELSSALHVYFKDWLYASGNIRQLYCLQGD, encoded by the exons ATGACTGACGAATCACCACCGCCTTCGACCCCCGACCCGGAACCCAACCCGAATCCGGGCCCACTAATCCACCCACGACGCGTCTCTTTCGAGCACGGACTCCTCCCGATCCAAAAACTCGTCTTCACCGACCCGATCCAAACCCTAGCTCCCGTCAAGCAGAAGCTAACCGAATCCGCCTCGAATAACCGCGTCGGATCGGCCGCAATCGCCGACGTTCTCCAGATCTCCGGCGACCATGCGCGTCTCGTTCTCGAGACGCTCGGTTCGGTGCTTCATTCCGAGTCTGATCCTCTGGTTGGGGCTAAACCGGAGGAAGTTGATTCCGTCGGAGCTGATTTGAGGGATCTGGTTTTGTTTCTGTACATTCAATCGTATAAGAAGTTGCTGCCTAGGACGCATAAGGACTCTGCGGCGGTGGCTGATGTGTGGCCGTCGACTTCAGCTTTTGATGGGTACTTGTCTGCGTTATCACCGATTCAG CTTGTTCGCAGCAACAGCCGCAGGTTTATGCCATCGCAAGCAGATGATGAAGCTCATCAGCTGTCATATCTGCAAAAACATTTAGCAAACATCGTCTCTCTCCTTGCAGAGCCCGtggaaggagaaggagaagaatcaTTG GTTCTCTCTATGGAGGCTTTTGAGCACCTGGGTTTTCTTGTTCAGTTTGGTGATAAGGGATCTGATGTATCTCCACTGAGCCAAGCTACGCCTTTTTTTGCAAATTCTGATCCGGATATGCCCGCTGTTCCAGTCCCTGCTTCCCAAGTGCATGACTGGCTTCTGCAAAACATAGCTTCCGCTTTAGAAAGCATTACTGAGAGAATTTCTGGGAAAGAGAACGGGCCCTCTGATCAAGATGATACGATGTCAGATGCTAGCACTGCTCCGAACAAGGTTGCACCGAGTGGTAGAGGCCCGTGTTTAATCGAAGGTGTCTCCAAGACTTCACTTGTTAAGCAGGCCTCTGATCTTAGGGGTAGATCTGTGAAG GTTGTCAATTGCCATGATTCTGTCATTTATCTTTTAGCGCCATTGAGGTATGCAACTGTGCATGGATGTTCTGATACGACTATAGTTCTCGGAGCTGTTGGCAAG GCATTAAGAGTTGAGCACTGTGAGAGAGTTCATGTGATTGCAGCTTCCAAACGAGTGTGCATCGCCAATTGCCGTGAATGTGTATTCTTCTTGGGAGTCAATCAGCGACCACTAATTGTCGGTGATAACCACAAACTGCAG GTCGCTCCATATAATACATATTACTCTCATCTGGAGGAGCACATGAGTGAGGTGGGTGTTGAGCCAACTATCAACAAATGGGACAAACCATTGGCACTGGGAGCAGTGGATCCACATGACTCACTGTCCCATCCTGCCGGCGTTGCTGATGCACAGGCTGAATCAGCTGCTTGTGTAGACCCTGACCAGTTCATTAACTTTTTg ATCCCAAACTGGTTCAGCGGCGAGGAGATTGGTTCGACTAAAGACAATCCATTTCCATTGCCAGATGCTTATATGGCAGCTCAGCAGAGAAAC CTAAAGAACTTAGAAGAAACAAGACAATCGCTAAGAGAAACGCCTCTGGAAGAAAACCGGAAAAAGGAGCTATCGAGCGCGCTCCATGTGTATTTCAAAGACTGGCTCTATG CAAGTGGGAATATAAGGCAACTCTACTGCCTACAAGGTGATTAA
- the LOC106353219 gene encoding FT-interacting protein 3 — MMQRPPPEDFSLKETRPHLGGGKVTGDKLTSTYDLVEQMQYLYVRVVKAKELPGKDLTGSCDPYVEVKLGNYKGTTRHFEKKSNPEWNQVFAFSKDRIQASFLEATVKDKDVVKDDLIGRVVFDLNEVPKRVPPDSPLAPQWYRLEDRKGEKVKGELMLAVWFGTQADEAFPEAWHSDAATVSGTDALANIRSKVYLSPKLWYLRVNVIEAQDLIPSDKGRYPEVYVKAIVGNQAQRTRVSQSRTINPMWNEDLMFVAAEPFEEPLILSVEDRVAPNKDEVLGRCAIPLQYLDRRFDHRPVNTKWYNLEKHIMVDGEKKEIKFASKIHMRICLEGGYHVLDESTHYSSDLRPTAKQLWKPNIGVLELGILNATGLMPMKAKDGRGTTDAYCVAKYGQKWIRTRTIIDSFTPRWNEQYTWEVFDPCTVVTVGVFDNCHLHGGEKNGGGKDSRVGKVRIRLSTLETDRVYTHSYPLLVLHPNGVKKMGEIHLAVRFTCSSLLNMMHMYSLPLLPKMHYIHPLTVSQLDNLRHQATQIVSMRLTRAEPPLRKEVVEYMLDVGSHMWSMRRSKANFFRIMGVLSGLIAVGKWFEQICNWKNPITTVLIHLLFIILVLYPELILPTIFLYLFLIGVWYYRWRPRHPPHMDTRLSHADSAHPDELDEEFDTFPTSRPSDIVRMRYDRLRSIAGRIQTVVGDLATQGERLQSLLSWRDPRATALFVLFCLIAAVVLYVTPFQVVALLVGIYVLRHPRFRYRLPSVPLNFFRRLPARTDCML, encoded by the coding sequence ATGATGCAGAGACCACCTCCTGAAGATTTCTCCTTAAAGGAGACGAGACCTCATCTCGGCGGCGGAAAAGTCACTGGGGACAAGCTCACCAGCACCTATGACCTCGTTGAGCAGATGCAGTATCTCTACGTCCGCGTGGTCAAAGCCAAGGAGTTACCCGGTAAAGACTTAACCGGTAGCTGCGACCCTTACGTGGAGGTTAAGCTCGGAAACTACAAAGGAACCACGCGTCACTTCGAGAAGAAGTCAAACCCTGAGTGGAACCAAGTCTTCGCTTTCTCCAAAGACAGGATCCAAGCTTCTTTCCTTGAAGCTACTGTTAAAGACAAGGACGTTGTGAAAGACGATTTGATTGGTCGGGTTGTGTTTGACTTGAACGAGGTGCCTAAGAGAGTTCCTCCCGACAGTCCCTTGGCGCCTCAGTGGTACAGGCTTGAAGACAGGAAAGGAGAGAAAGTCAAGggagagctgatgcttgctgtttGGTTCGGTACACAAGCTGATGAAGCTTTCCCTGAAGCTTGGCATTCAGACGCTGCGACGGTTAGTGGAACCGACGCTCTTGCCAACATCCGCTCCAAGGTTTACCTCTCCCCCAAGCTTTGGTACCTAAGGGTTAACGTAATCGAAGCTCAAGATCTGATACCGAGTGACAAAGGGAGATACCCTGAGGTTTATGTCAAAGCTATAGTGGGGAACCAAGCGCAGAGGACGAGAGTGTCACAAAGCAGGACTATTAACCCAATGTGGAACGAAGACTTGATGTTTGTAGCAGCTGAGCCCTTCGAGGAGCCTTTGATTTTAAGCGTTGAAGACAGAGTTGCTCCGAACAAAGACGAAGTCTTGGGGAGATGCGCCATCCCGTTGCAGTATCTGGACAGGAGGTTTGACCACAGGCCTGTGAACACCAAGTGGTATAACCTCGAGAAGCATATCATGGTTGATGGGGAGAAGAAAGAGATCAAGTTCGCTAGCAAGATTCACATGAGGATATGTTTGGAAGGAGGGTATCACGTTCTTGATGAGTCTACGCATTACAGTAGTGATCTTAGACCGACGGCTAAGCAGCTTTGGAAGCCTAACATCGGCGTGTTGGAGCTGGGGATACTTAACGCGACTGGTCTGATGCCTATGAAGGCTAAAGACGGTCGTGGGACTACGGATGCGTACTGTGTGGCGAAGTATGGACAGAAGTGGATTCGAACAAGGACTATCATTGACAGCTTTACGCCGAGGTGGAATGAGCAGTACACTTGGGAGGTTTTTGATCCGTGCACTGTTGTTACCGTTGGGGTCTTTGATAACTGTCATCTCCATGGAGGTGAGAAGAACGGTGGAGGAAAGGATTCAAGAGTTGGGAAAGTGAGAATCCGTCTCTCTACTCTGGAAACTGATCGTGTCTACACTCACTCATACCCTCTCTTGGTGCTTCATCCTAACGGAGTCAAGAAGATGGGAGAGATCCACTTAGCTGTGAGGTTCACTTGCTCTTCCTTGCTCAACATGATGCATATGTACTCACTCCCTCTCTTGCCTAAGATGCATTACATCCATCCTTTAACGGTTAGCCAGCTTGATAACCTGAGGCATCAAGCGACTCAGATTGTGTCAATGAGGCTTACAAGAGCAGAGCCGCCTCTAAGGAAAGAAGTGGTTGAGTACATGCTTGATGTTGGCTCTCACATGTGGAGCATGAGGAGAAGCAAAGCGAACTTCTTCAGGATCATGGGGGTGTTGAGCGGGTTGATAGCAGTGGGGAAGTGGTTTGAACAGATCTGCAACTGGAAGAATCCAATCACAACGGTGTTGATCCATCTCCTGTTCATCATCCTTGTCCTCTACCCTGAGCTCATCTTGCCGACCATCTTCCTCTACCTCTTCCTTATCGGTGTTTGGTACTACCGTTGGAGACCGAGGCATCCTCCGCACATGGACACGCGTCTCTCTCACGCTGACTCAGCTCACCCTGACGAGCTGGACGAAGAGTTTGATACTTTCCCTACTTCGAGACCCTCTGATATTGTCAGGATGAGGTATGATAGGCTGAGGAGTATCGCTGGGAGGATTCAGACTGTGGTTGGTGATCTTGCAACTCAAGGAGAAAGGCTTCAGTCTCTGCTGAGCTGGCGTGATCCGCGTGCAACTGCGCTGTTTGTTCTGTTCTGTTTGATTGCTGCAGTTGTTCTCTATGTGACTCCGTTTCAGGTTGTGGCTCTTTTGGTTGGGATCTATGTGCTGAGACATCCAAGGTTTAGGTACAGGCTACCGTCAGTTCCTCTCAATTTCTTCAGGAGGCTTCCTGCAAGAACTGATTGCATGCTCTGA